Within the Leptolyngbya sp. 'hensonii' genome, the region ATCGGGTTTTGTATACCTTTAATGTTGGCGATTTCTGTCAACTACATCACAAATATCTGACAGAAGGATGGACACACAGTGGAATTATAATTTCCTCACAGGATTATTCTATTGGGGAGCAACTGCGTCGGGTGCTCAAACTAATAGGAAATAAGTCTGCTGAGGATATGGTGAATCAATTAGTATTTCTGAGCGCATACAGTGGGGAGCCATGACTTGATGGCTTCGGTCAAGCAGGACCAGGTTGTGACGAGGGGAGATGCCAGTTGCAGAATCAGATTTCGATAGGCTTCACTCGACCGAAACCATTATCCCTGTTCCACAGGTCTATAGCTTTACCCCATTTTGCAGATGATTAGCCGATTATTAACAATCCCTAAACAGACCCATCCCTTAGTTATTCTGATGAGAGGAATTTTGCAGAACCAGGAGTCATGGGAACAAAAATCTGGCAGTTCATCAAAACCATCGTTGGTAAAGAAACGATCGTTAAAGGCGTTGAAACTACCAACGCAGTTCTGGGTTTGGCAGAAAAGCTCAAGAGCGAAGGCCCCAAGGTGCAGCAACTGGCTCCCTACGTCAGCCAGATCAATTCCCTGCTGGATGTCCTCAATTCGCCAATGGCCAAGATTGTCGGCTCCAGCCTGCCCTTTGTAACG harbors:
- a CDS encoding DUF5615 family PIN-like protein — its product is MGSIRLFIDEDSMDQRFIKSLEARGVDVTTVGKVRTLGFSDEEQLILATEQHRVLYTFNVGDFCQLHHKYLTEGWTHSGIIISSQDYSIGEQLRRVLKLIGNKSAEDMVNQLVFLSAYSGEP